The proteins below come from a single Triticum aestivum cultivar Chinese Spring chromosome 5D, IWGSC CS RefSeq v2.1, whole genome shotgun sequence genomic window:
- the LOC123122315 gene encoding probable inactive purple acid phosphatase 29 isoform X2: MARLGLRRFPPPMLLLLLGLFLVAAAAAGKGKKRGRGGGGLRFRREGGTFKVLQVADMHYADGRSTACEDVLPEQVAGCSDLNTTAFLYRVLRAEDPDLVVFTGDNIYGADSTDAAKSMDAAIAPAIAMNLPWAAGIGNHDQEGTLSREGVMQHLVGMKNTLSRFNPEGVEIDGFGNYNLEVGGVEGTLLANKSVLNMYFLDSGDYSTVPSIPGYGWIKASQEAWFRKTSSSLQKNYTSQQPSQKEPAPALAYFHIPLPEFSSFTASNFTGVKQEGISSPSINSGFFTTMVEAGDVKAAFIGHDHINDFCGKLTGIQLCYAGGFGYHAYGKAGWSRRARVVSVQLEKTESGEWQGVKSIKTWKRLDDQHLTTIDSEVLWNRGSNGRGGKDHDRS, encoded by the exons ATGGCCCGCCTCGGCCTCCGGCGCTTTCCGCCGCcgatgctcctcctcctcctcggcctcttcctcgtcgcggcggcggcggcggggaagggaaagaagaggggccgcggcggcggcgggctgcggTTCCGGCGGGAGGGCGGCACGTTCAAGGTGCTGCAGGTGGCGGACATGCACTACGCGGACGGGCGGAGCACCGCGTGCGAG GACGTGCTGCCCGAGCAGGTCGCCGGCTGCTCCGACCTCAACACCACCGCCTTCCTCTACCGCGTCCTCCGCGCCGAGGACCCCGACCTCGTCGTCTTCacag GTGACAACATCTACGGTGCGGATTCGACCGACGCGGCCAAATCAATGGACGCAGCAatagctccggccatcgccatgaaCCTTCCCTGGGCTGCTGGGATTGGTAACCATGACCAAGAGGGTACCCTGTCGCGGGAGGGCGTGATGCAGCACCTTGTGGGCATGAAGAACACTCTTTCACGCTTCAATCCTGAAGGAGTAGAAATTGATGGCTTCGGGAATTATAATCTGGAAGTTGGTGGGGTTGAAGGAACACTGCTGGCTAACAAATCAGTGCTCAACATGTATTTTCTTGACAGTGGTGACTATTCTACCGTGCCATCAATCCCTGGTTATGGTTGGATCAAGGCTTCGCAGGAAGCTTGGTTCCGGAAAACGTCTTCGAGCCTCCAG AAAAACTACACGAGTCAACAACCCAGCCAGAAGGAGCCAGCACCTGCTCTTGCATACTTCCACATTCCATTGCCGGAGTTCAGCAGCTTTACGGCATCCAATTTCACAGGAGTGAAGCAGGAGGGCATCAGCTCGCCGTCAATCAACTCGGGCTTCTTTACCACCATGGTGGAAGCTGGAGATGTGAAGGCTGCCTTCATAGGACATGATCACATAAATGACTTCTGTGGGAAGCTCACTGGTATTCAGCTGTGCTACGCCGGTGGGTTCGGTTACCACGCGTATGGGAAGGCCGGGTGGTCGAGGAGAGCAAGGGTGGTGTCTGTGCAGCTTGAGAAGACAGAGAGCGGCGAGTGGCAAGGCGTGAAGTCTATCAAGACATGGAAGAGGCTTGATGATCAACACCTCACCACGATTGATTCTGAGGTCCTGTGGAACAGAGGCTCTAATG GGAGGGGCGGGAAGGATCATGACAGAAGCTGA
- the LOC123122311 gene encoding probable inactive purple acid phosphatase 29, giving the protein MAHLRLRSSLPPLPLILLLVFFVAAGKGDGGLRFRQESGTFKVLQVADMHYADGRSTRCRDVLPAQRPGCSDLNTTAFLYRLLRAEDPDLVVFTGDNIFGEDSTDAAKSMDAAIAPAIAMKLPWAAVLGNHDQEGTLSREGVMRHLVGMKNTLARFNPEGVEIDGYGNYNLEVAGVEGTPLANKSVLNLYFLDSGDYSTVPSIRGYGWIKASQEAWFKQTSSGLQQNYTGGQPRQKEPAPGLAYFHIPLPEFNNFTASNFTGVKQEKGISSASINSGFFNTMVEAGDVKAAFVGHDHLNDFCGKLTGIQLCYAGGFGYHAYGMAGWSRRARVVSVQLEKAASGEWQGVKSINTWKRLDDQRLTTTDSEVLWNKL; this is encoded by the exons ATGgcccacctccgcctccggagctctctgccgccgctgccgctgatcctcctcctcgtcttcttcgtCGCGGCGGGGAAGGGCGACGGCGGGCTGCGGTTCCGGCAGGAGAGCGGCACGTTCAAGGTGCTGCAGGTGGCGGACATGCACTACGCGGACGGGCGGAGCACCCGGTGCAGGGACGTGCTGCCCGCGCAGCGCCCCGGCTGCTCCGACCTAAACACCACCGCCTTCCTCTACCGACTCCTCCGCGCCGAGGACCCCGACCTCGTCGTCTTCACCG GTGATAACATTTTTGGTGAGGATTCAACCGATGCGGCCAAGTCGATGGATGCGGCGATCGCTCCGGCCATTGCCATGAAACTTCCCTGGGCTGCTGTGCTCGGCAACCATGACCAAGAGGGTACGCTGTCGCGAGAGGGTGTGATGCGCCACCTTGTAGGCATGAAGAACACCCTTGCACGCTTCAATCCAGAGGGAGTAGAAATCGATGGATACGGAAACTATAATCTGGAGGTTGCAGGGGTTGAAGGAACACCGTTGGCTAACAAATCAGTGCTCAACTTGTATTTTCTTGACAGTGGTGACTATTCCACTGTGCCATCGATCCGTGGCTATGGTTGGATCAAGGCTTCACAGGAAGCTTGGTTCAAGCAAACCTCTTCGGGTCTCCAG CAAAACTATACGGGTGGACAACCCAGACAGAAGGAGCCAGCACCTGGTCTTGCTTACTTCCACATTCCCTTGCCGGAGTTCAACAACTTTACGGCATCCAATTTCACAGGAGTAAAGCAGGAGAAGGGTATCAGCTCGGCGTCGATCAACTCCGGCTTCTTTAACACCATGGTGGAAGCTGGAGATGTGAAGGCTGCCTTTGTAGGACATGATCACTTAAATGACTTCTGTGGTAAGCTCACTGGTATTCAGCTGTGCTATGCTGGTGGTTTTGGTTACCATGCGTATGGGATGGCCGGGTGGTCAAGGAGAGCAAGGGTGGTGTCTGTGCAACTTGAGAAGGCAGCAAGCGGCGAGTGGCAAGGCGTGAAGTCTATCAACACATGGAAGAGGCTTGATGATCAACGTCTCACCACAACTGACTCTGAGGTGCTATGGAACAAGCTCTAA
- the LOC123122315 gene encoding probable inactive purple acid phosphatase 29 isoform X1, with product MARLGLRRFPPPMLLLLLGLFLVAAAAAGKGKKRGRGGGGLRFRREGGTFKVLQVADMHYADGRSTACEDVLPEQVAGCSDLNTTAFLYRVLRAEDPDLVVFTGDNIYGADSTDAAKSMDAAIAPAIAMNLPWAAGIGNHDQEGTLSREGVMQHLVGMKNTLSRFNPEGVEIDGFGNYNLEVGGVEGTLLANKSVLNMYFLDSGDYSTVPSIPGYGWIKASQEAWFRKTSSSLQKNYTSQQPSQKEPAPALAYFHIPLPEFSSFTASNFTGVKQEGISSPSINSGFFTTMVEAGDVKAAFIGHDHINDFCGKLTGIQLCYAGGFGYHAYGKAGWSRRARVVSVQLEKTESGEWQGVKSIKTWKRLDDQHLTTIDSEVLWNRGSNGRGGKDHDRS from the exons ATGGCCCGCCTCGGCCTCCGGCGCTTTCCGCCGCcgatgctcctcctcctcctcggcctcttcctcgtcgcggcggcggcggcggggaagggaaagaagaggggccgcggcggcggcgggctgcggTTCCGGCGGGAGGGCGGCACGTTCAAGGTGCTGCAGGTGGCGGACATGCACTACGCGGACGGGCGGAGCACCGCGTGCGAGGACGTGCTGCCCGAGCAGGTCGCCGGCTGCTCCGACCTCAACACCACCGCCTTCCTCTACCGCGTCCTCCGCGCCGAGGACCCCGACCTCGTCGTCTTCACAG GTGACAACATCTACGGTGCGGATTCGACCGACGCGGCCAAATCAATGGACGCAGCAatagctccggccatcgccatgaaCCTTCCCTGGGCTGCTGGGATTGGTAACCATGACCAAGAGGGTACCCTGTCGCGGGAGGGCGTGATGCAGCACCTTGTGGGCATGAAGAACACTCTTTCACGCTTCAATCCTGAAGGAGTAGAAATTGATGGCTTCGGGAATTATAATCTGGAAGTTGGTGGGGTTGAAGGAACACTGCTGGCTAACAAATCAGTGCTCAACATGTATTTTCTTGACAGTGGTGACTATTCTACCGTGCCATCAATCCCTGGTTATGGTTGGATCAAGGCTTCGCAGGAAGCTTGGTTCCGGAAAACGTCTTCGAGCCTCCAG AAAAACTACACGAGTCAACAACCCAGCCAGAAGGAGCCAGCACCTGCTCTTGCATACTTCCACATTCCATTGCCGGAGTTCAGCAGCTTTACGGCATCCAATTTCACAGGAGTGAAGCAGGAGGGCATCAGCTCGCCGTCAATCAACTCGGGCTTCTTTACCACCATGGTGGAAGCTGGAGATGTGAAGGCTGCCTTCATAGGACATGATCACATAAATGACTTCTGTGGGAAGCTCACTGGTATTCAGCTGTGCTACGCCGGTGGGTTCGGTTACCACGCGTATGGGAAGGCCGGGTGGTCGAGGAGAGCAAGGGTGGTGTCTGTGCAGCTTGAGAAGACAGAGAGCGGCGAGTGGCAAGGCGTGAAGTCTATCAAGACATGGAAGAGGCTTGATGATCAACACCTCACCACGATTGATTCTGAGGTCCTGTGGAACAGAGGCTCTAATG GGAGGGGCGGGAAGGATCATGACAGAAGCTGA
- the LOC123122315 gene encoding probable inactive purple acid phosphatase 29 isoform X3, with product MHYADGRSTACEDVLPEQVAGCSDLNTTAFLYRVLRAEDPDLVVFTGDNIYGADSTDAAKSMDAAIAPAIAMNLPWAAGIGNHDQEGTLSREGVMQHLVGMKNTLSRFNPEGVEIDGFGNYNLEVGGVEGTLLANKSVLNMYFLDSGDYSTVPSIPGYGWIKASQEAWFRKTSSSLQKNYTSQQPSQKEPAPALAYFHIPLPEFSSFTASNFTGVKQEGISSPSINSGFFTTMVEAGDVKAAFIGHDHINDFCGKLTGIQLCYAGGFGYHAYGKAGWSRRARVVSVQLEKTESGEWQGVKSIKTWKRLDDQHLTTIDSEVLWNRGSNGRGGKDHDRS from the exons ATGCACTACGCGGACGGGCGGAGCACCGCGTGCGAGGACGTGCTGCCCGAGCAGGTCGCCGGCTGCTCCGACCTCAACACCACCGCCTTCCTCTACCGCGTCCTCCGCGCCGAGGACCCCGACCTCGTCGTCTTCacag GTGACAACATCTACGGTGCGGATTCGACCGACGCGGCCAAATCAATGGACGCAGCAatagctccggccatcgccatgaaCCTTCCCTGGGCTGCTGGGATTGGTAACCATGACCAAGAGGGTACCCTGTCGCGGGAGGGCGTGATGCAGCACCTTGTGGGCATGAAGAACACTCTTTCACGCTTCAATCCTGAAGGAGTAGAAATTGATGGCTTCGGGAATTATAATCTGGAAGTTGGTGGGGTTGAAGGAACACTGCTGGCTAACAAATCAGTGCTCAACATGTATTTTCTTGACAGTGGTGACTATTCTACCGTGCCATCAATCCCTGGTTATGGTTGGATCAAGGCTTCGCAGGAAGCTTGGTTCCGGAAAACGTCTTCGAGCCTCCAG AAAAACTACACGAGTCAACAACCCAGCCAGAAGGAGCCAGCACCTGCTCTTGCATACTTCCACATTCCATTGCCGGAGTTCAGCAGCTTTACGGCATCCAATTTCACAGGAGTGAAGCAGGAGGGCATCAGCTCGCCGTCAATCAACTCGGGCTTCTTTACCACCATGGTGGAAGCTGGAGATGTGAAGGCTGCCTTCATAGGACATGATCACATAAATGACTTCTGTGGGAAGCTCACTGGTATTCAGCTGTGCTACGCCGGTGGGTTCGGTTACCACGCGTATGGGAAGGCCGGGTGGTCGAGGAGAGCAAGGGTGGTGTCTGTGCAGCTTGAGAAGACAGAGAGCGGCGAGTGGCAAGGCGTGAAGTCTATCAAGACATGGAAGAGGCTTGATGATCAACACCTCACCACGATTGATTCTGAGGTCCTGTGGAACAGAGGCTCTAATG GGAGGGGCGGGAAGGATCATGACAGAAGCTGA